From Telopea speciosissima isolate NSW1024214 ecotype Mountain lineage unplaced genomic scaffold, Tspe_v1 Tspe_v1.0229, whole genome shotgun sequence, one genomic window encodes:
- the LOC122647852 gene encoding uncharacterized protein LOC122647852: MDNNAKLAILLETKVKAENCAATFDPVLSNWKYLHIGEADSTVRIWLGWDAKVFKVEETQKSTQFIHAKVTTLGTSLNFLCTAVYASNSMEERRELWRDVITLASNISILGVALGDFNVVRQQSEKLGGDPVHQEAVDDFNSFIFEPDLIDLKWKGELFTWNNRQGGSSQVCCKLDRALVNLNWMDALTSSEATFLPSGLSDHSLAVVSILDGVNFGPKPFRFFEAWIGRGRFDEVVIKGWDCPVNMKLNPILRFAARLKNVRAELKKWNKDSIGDVFLAVKNATSELTHIQVSLAAHPNDSDLVILESKAKKKLWEALSTKEKFLKEKSRVKNIQLGDGNNSFFHKSMVCRENRNHILEVHNERNEVIKEPNLIKMEAVSFYMNLFGANADDTGFFPESIPLQQGLNLAQQNSLI; encoded by the coding sequence ATGGACAATAATGCTAAATTAGCCATTCTTCTTGAGACTAAGGTGAAAGCGGAGAACTGTGCTGCTACCTTTGACCCTGTCCTTTCAAACTGGAAGTATTTACATATTGGCGAGGCAGATTCTACTGTTCGCATTTGGTTGGGCTGGGATGCTAAAGTTTTTAAAGTTGAGGAAACTCAAAAATCCACTCAATTTATTCATGCTAAAGTGACTACTTTGGGGACCTCTCTTAATTTTTTGTGCACGGCTGTTTATGCTTCGAATTCGATGGAAGAAAGGAGGGAGCTTTGGAGGGATGTTATTACTCTTGCTAGTAATATCTCCATTCTTGGGGTTGCtctaggggattttaatgttGTTCGTCAGCAAAGTGAAAAGCTTGGAGGGGATCCAGTCCATCAAGAGGCTGTTGATGATTTTAACTCTTTCATCTTTGAACCTGATCTTATTGATTTAAAGTGGAAGGGAGAACTCTTTACTTGGAATAATAGGCAGGGGGGCAGCTCTCAGGTCTGTTGCAAATTGGATAGGGCCTTGGTTAACTTAAATTGGATGGATGCGCTCACGTCTTCCGAAGCCACTTTCCTTCCCTCGGGGTTGTCGGATCATTCTCTAGCAGTGGTTTCAATCCTTGATGGGGTAAACTTTGGCCCAAAACCTTTCCGgttctttgaggcttggattggaaGAGGGAGGTTCGATGAAGTGGTGATTAAAGGTTGGGACTGTCCAGTAAATATGAAGCTCAATCCTATTCTTCGGTTTGCGGCTCGCCTAAAAAATGTCAGGGCTGAACTCAAGAAGTGGAATAAAGACagcattggagatgtttttctTGCAGTCAAGAATGCAACATCGGAGTTGACTCACATTCAAGTTAGCCTTGCTGCCCACCCAAATGACTCCGATTTAGTTATCTTAGAGTCAAAAGCCAAAAAGAAGTTATGGGAAGCACTTAGCACTAAAGAAAAATTCCTTAAGGAGAAATCAAGAGTCAAGAATATTCAATTAGGGGATGGAAATAATAGCTTCTTCCACAAGTCCATGGTGTGTAGGGAAAACAGGAATCACATTTTGGAGGTGCACAATGAAAGAAATGAGGTTATCAAGGAACCCAATCTTATCAAAATGGAGGCAGTTTCCTTTTACATGAACCTGTTTGGAGCAAATGCAGATGACACTGGGTTTTTCCCTGAGTCTATTCCTTTACAACAAGGCCTGAATCTTGCACAGCAAAATAGTCTTATTTAA